Proteins encoded by one window of Anopheles maculipalpis chromosome 2RL, idAnoMacuDA_375_x, whole genome shotgun sequence:
- the LOC126557691 gene encoding zinc finger protein 629 codes for MAAIVQPSQSRQPSPAGLLTTVASLPPSYKLQYGDVVGRSVISTAKAPTATGGDSPLDLTVRQVTMATTTSGGPITPPATPSPLKKRYREDNQLNVLQQKTEEPHPKRVKSGFEPSEPLMIDVRKDLITPAKPTAKTGTTDATVPNPPKSTKNPPAPAAPSGGTKERRAKAIRKLKFDEENSSPVSGTIIISLEEALSGDTPRESGDIDPQFNLVEVSDEVRAELAAIPNVIGGYNCKLCRLEFEDAFGLAQHRCSCIVLLEYRCPECGKRFNCPANLASHRRWHKPRDQVGKKASAGKVETVSSDSTDSDSATGKFRCHQCDKTFKRPAYLKKHQLTHNKQSNKTVKPASKRARSPSVAIAQVPYRGEDSNHSNHSSQSVESSSVVTYTTTIEELTAGSKPPPLTVYTTLASNDNGTQEIEIVTSGFYQDPGTVAFGQERAGSVVSSSGRGSVALDHDDDDDDDHDQESDCEERTLVINEDYRDHEEDDDDEMERQYRSAYCDRFTEEENLAAAALARLRNGPSVIRHTTALVV; via the coding sequence ATGGCAGCAATCGTACAACCATCCCAGTCCCGTCAGCCATCCCCTGCTGGTCTCCTGACCACGGTGGCCAGTTTACCGCCCTCCTACAAACTACAGTACGGTGATGTGGTCGGTAGGTCGGTCATCTCCACTGCCAAAGCGCCTACGGCGACCGGTGGTGACAGTCCGCTAGATTTGACCGTGCGCCAGGTGACGATGGCAACGACAACGTCGGGAGGTCCAATAACACCACCGGCAACACCATCCCCGTTGAAAAAGCGTTACCGTGAAGACAATCAGTTGAATGTACTACAGCAAAAGACGGAAGAACCACACCCGAAACGGGTCAAATCGGGATTCGAACCCAGCGAACCGTTGATGATCGACGTGAGGAAGGATTTAATTACACCAGCAAAACCCACTGCCAAGACCGGTACCACCGACGCTACCGTTCCGAATCCACCGAAAAGTACGAAAAATCCTCCCGCACCGGCAGCACCGTCCGGTGGCACAAAGGAACGACGCGCCAAAGCCATCCGGAAGCTAAAGTTCGACGAGGAAAACTCATCGCCCGTGTCGGGCACGATCATTATCTCGCTGGAGGAAGCGCTCAGCGGTGACACACCGCGCGAATCCGGCGACATTGATCCACAGTTTAATCTGGTCGAGGTGTCGGATGAGGTGCGTGCCGAGTTGGCCGCCATACCGAACGTGATCGGTGGCTATAACTGTAAGCTGTGCCGGTTGGAGTTTGAGGATGCGTTCGGGTTGGCACAGCATCGTTGTTCGTGTATCGTGCTGCTTGAGTACCGGTGTCCTGAGTGTGGCAAGCGGTTTAACTGTCCGGCGAACCTTGCGTCACATCGCCGATGGCATAAACCGCGCGATCAGGTCGGAAAGAAGGCGAGTGCTGGGAAGGTGGAAACGGTGAGCAGCGATTCGACCGATTCGGACAGTGCCACAGGGAAGTTCCGGTGCCACCAGTGTGACAAAACGTTCAAACGGCCTGCCTACCTCAAGAAGCACCAGCTAACGCACAACAAACAGTCAAACAAGACGGTGAAGCCGGCATCCAAGCGAGCTCGAAGTCCAAGTGTTGCTATCGCACAAGTTCCGTACCGTGGTGAGGACTCGAACCATTCCAACCACTCGAGCCAATCGGTGGAAAGCAGCAGTGTTGTCACGTATACTACCACGATTGAAGAGTTGACTGCAGGATCGAAGCCACCGCCACTGACAGTGTATACCACGCTCGCCTCCAACGATAATGGAACGCAGGAGATTGAGATAGTTACATCGGGATTCTATCAGGACCCGGGTACGGTGGCGTTTGGGCAGGAACGTGCCGGATCGGTAGTGTCCTCGTCTGGACGGGGTAGTGTTGCGCTGgaccatgatgatgatgatgatgatgatcacgaTCAGGAGAGTGATTGTGAGGAACGGACGCTGGTCATCAACGAGGACTATCGCGATCACGAAgaggacgacgatgacgagaTGGAGCGTCAGTACCGGTCGGCGTACTGCGATCGTTTCACCGAGGAGGAAAATCTGGCTGCCGCCGCCCTTGCCCGACTCCGCAACGGACCGTCCGTCATCCGACATACGACGGCACTGGTTGTGTAA
- the LOC126557863 gene encoding protein-cysteine N-palmitoyltransferase Rasp codes for MVQKPATELFVCCVLYVGCLLYSFYKNYELSNENLINYHSLDTGWYIFNYRRRDDFDWEWEHYIGFIERHGMYFLVHVVVMELARRYSPKHISFVLTLFGLVVIYRMYNVPVLMVIIVQSLSFYYGNSARYYRRTIWIKTFLWIAVINYFKVCYFYDKLNVHLNIHNDQLLELSLITSWNVIKCTSFCLDKAREAPSSEDYGLLDLMAYLLYFPLLLMGPAIVYSRFKTIHNHFQHELEPHSFPDRMWTLAKRLMMAWFWALIMLAGQHFLYVNLIQQDLTLLQHVNLWALYGLGFLMGQFFCIKYVVFYGVGIAFGCFDGIDMPAKPICIARVNQYSDMWKFFDRSLYEFLFKYIYTELCTKTSTLPRKILASLATFAFIYIWHGVFLFIFIWSLINWICILLERLVNHCTPADSRWRPIIGTHVFIPSVLSNFFFFAAENVGYIYLKRTYTEGIRNYVGLYVASYCFYQTGQLVKIMQTNRAIEERRMR; via the exons ATGGTGCAAAAGCCCGCAACGgagctgtttgtgtgttgcgttCTTTACGTCGGATGTTTGCTATATTCTTTCTATAAAAACTACGAGCTAAGCAATG AAAATTTGATAAACTACCACAGTCTCGATACCGGTTGGTACATATTCAACTACAGAAGGCGAGATGATTTCGACTGGGAATGGGAACATTACATCGGTTTCATCGAGCGGCATGGAATGTATTTCCTTGTGCACGTTGTTGTGATGGAACTTGCCAGGCGCTATTCTCCGAAGCATATTTCCTTCGTTTTAACGCTGTTCGGACTCGTGGTGATTTATCGCATGTACAACGTGCCTGTATTGATGGTGATAATAGTGCAAAGTCTTTCCTTCTATTATGGAAACTCAGCAAGGTACTATCGGCGTACAATCTGGATCAAAACATTCCTATGGATCGCTGTGATCAACTACTTCAaagtgtgttatttttacgaCAAGCTTAATGTACATCTCAACATCCACAACGATCAACTGCTGGAGCTGAGCCTCATCACTTCATGGAACGTTATCAAGTGCACCAGTTTCTGTCTGGACAAGGCTAGGGAAGCACCATCGAGCGAAGACTACGGTCTGCTCGATCTGATGGCTTACTTACTATACTTTCCACTGCTTTTGATGGGACCCGCCATAGTTTACAGCAGATTCAAAACGATTCACAACCATTTCCAACACGAGCTGGAACCACACAGCTTTCCAGATCGTATGTGGACCCTAGCAAAGCGGCTAATGATGGCATGGTTTTGGGCGCTGATCATGCTGGCCGGGCAACACTTTCTGTACGTGAATCTCATCCAGCAAGATCTGACATTGCTGCAGCATGTGAATCTTTGGGCACTGTATGGGCTAGGCTTTCTAATGGGACAGTTTTTCTGCATCAAGTACGTCGTGTTCTATGGCGTGGGGATAGCGTTTGGTTGCTTCGACGGTATTGATATGCCCGCCAAACCGATCTGCATTGCCAGAGTGAACCAGTACTCGGACATGTGGAAATTTTTCGACCGAAGTTTGTACGAATTTCTGTTCAAGTACATCTACACCGAGTTGTGCACAAAAACGTCCACACTTCCGCGGAAAATACTTGCCAGTTTGGCTACATTTGCTTTCATCTACATCTGGCACGGTGTGTTTCTGTTCATTTTCATCTGGTCGTTGATAAATTGGATTTGCATTTTGCTCGAACGATTGGTCAACCATTGCACACCCGCCGATAGCCGGTGGCGCCCAATCATCGGAACGCACGTGTTCATTCCTTCGGTCCTTTcgaatttcttcttttttgccgCTGAAAATGTGGGCTACATCTACCTCAAGCGCACGTACACCGAGGGAATCAGGAACTATGTGGGTTTATATGTGGCTTCGTATTGCTTCTACCAGACCGGACAGCTAGTGAAGATAATGCAGACGAATCGTGCTATCGAAGAGCGGCGAATGAGATGA
- the LOC126559382 gene encoding peptidyl-prolyl cis-trans isomerase NIMA-interacting 4, which translates to MPPKKDAKGGGKAAPAKGGSGGKKGGGGAAEEGAAKEKKGGSAVKVRHILCEKQGKIMEALEKLKEGQAFNVVATNYSEDKARQGGDLGWQIRGAMVGPFQDAAFALPISTTNAPKYTDPPIKTKFGYHIIMVEGKK; encoded by the exons ATGCCACCGAAAAAGGACGCAAAGGGCGGTGGAAAAGCTGCCCCGGCTAAGGGCGGTTCCGGTGGCAAGAAAGGTGGCGGTGGTGCTGCTGAAGAAG GAGcagcaaaggagaaaaaaggaggATCGGCAGTGAAAGTAAGACACATTCTATGCGAAAAACAAGGCAAAATAATGGAAGCACTGGAGAAGCTAAAGGAGGGACAGGCATTCAACGTGGTGGCGACCAACTACAGCGAAGACAAGGCACGCCAGGGAGGTGATCTTGGCTGGCAGATTCGTGGTGCCATGGTGGGACCGTTCCAGGATGCAGCGTTTGCACTTCCCATTTCCACAACTAACGCGCCCAAGTACACGGACCCGCCCATTAAAACAAAGTTCGGATACCATATCATAATGGTAGAAGGCAAGAAATAG
- the LOC126557273 gene encoding protein HBS1, giving the protein MSRHRNVRNAVYDDYDDDDYQYGHSVEDECISPTDAQQWIYDRAKGQQSMSEFLANNRDIEEEDDDELAAENVGEGAAHKRRDSECFQMPDLNDEDRARLLSCMDEIRDIVGETCSDRQMVEAIMKHDYDCSKALDEILNSNKTPPALVAKSGSKLTADTMEKGIGERLLERSGKKLQTTIHNVPIIVATPIETRPAGTDVASTVVITPNPSVAKKTLAFEVNSPRMQSPCVSGRNTPELTDDARQQQQQSLKATPKEPARNAKELFSKERGTRKDHIHMVVIGHVDAGKSTLMGHLLYDTGNVSQRVMHKHEQESKKLGKLSFMYAWVLDETGEERERGITMDVGSTRFETTTKEITLLDAPGHKDFIPNMISGANQADVALLVVDATRGEFETGFEQGGQTREHALLVRSLGVSQLGVVVNKLDTVGWSKDRFDEIVSKLKVFLKQAGFRDADVTYVPCSGLTGENLVKDPTDLGLIQWYDGPTLLKVIDSFKTPERAIDKPFRMSVADIFKGTGSGFCLCGRIESGIVCVNDKVLVCPSKEQAVVKNITIDELPQQTAFAGDQVSLTLANIDINTISVGYILSDIYHPVPLATRILARIVVFNIKVPITRGYPVLLHHQSLIEPATIRKLKAQLHKGTGEVIKKNPRCLGNNSCALVEMEFQRPIGMERYADFKDLGRIMLRVEGVTIAAGLVTEIVK; this is encoded by the exons ATGTCTCGTCACCGAAATGTACGGAACGCAGTCTACGATG AttacgacgatgatgattatCAGTACGGCCATTCGGTGGAGGATGAATGCATCTCACCGACCGATGCCCAGCAATGGATCTACGACCGTGCCAAAGGTCAGCAAAGTATGTCCGAATTTCTTGCCAACAATCGCGACattgaagaagaagacgacGATGAGCTGGCGGCGGAAAATGTGGGTGAAGGTGCGGCACACAAGAGGCGCGATTCCGAG TGCTTTCAAATGCCGGATCTGAATGATGAGGATCGTGCACGGTTGCTGTCGTGTATGGACGAAATCCGTGATATCGTGGGTGAAACGTGCAGTGACCGTCAGATGGTGGAGGCAATCATGAAGCACGATTATGACTGCAGCAAAGCGCTGGACGAGATACTGAACAGCAACAAGACGCCACCAGCACTTGTCGCGAAATCAGGAAGCAAACTAACGGCTGATACGATGGAAAAAG GCATCGGAGAACGATTGCTAGAGCGCTCGGGAAAGAAGCTACAGACGACAATTCACAACGTACCGATTATCGTTGCAACACCCATCGAAACACGACCCGCAGGCACTGATGTGGCATCTACCGTTGTAATAACTCCAAATCCATCGGTGGCGAAAAAAACACTCGCCTTCGAGGTGAACAGTCCACGCATGCAGTCACCCTGTGTGTCCGGTAGAAATACACCGGAACTAACGGACGATGctcgacagcagcagcaacaatcccTCAAGGCAACCCCGAAGGAACCGGCGCGAAATGCGAAAGAACTGTTCAGCAAGGAGCGTGGCACAAGAAAGGATCACATCCATATGGTGGTAATTGGCCATGTGGATGCGGGCAAGAGTACGCTGATGGGTCATCTGCTGTACGACACGGGGAACGTTTCGCAGCGAGTCATGCACAAGCACGAGCAGGAGAGCAAAAAGTTGGGCAAGCTAAGCTTCATGTATGCCTGGGTGCTGGACGAAACGGGCGAGGAACGTGAACGGGGCATTACGATGGACGTTGGAAGTACACGGTTCGAAACCACGACCAAGGAG ATTACACTGTTGGATGCTCCCGGGCATAAGGACTTCATCCCGAACATGATATCGGGAGCGAATCAGGCAGATGTGGCACTGTTGGTAGTTGACGCAACCCGTGGAGAGTTTGAAACCGGATTCGAGCAGGGTGGCCAGACACGGGAGCACGCCCTGTTAGTACGCTCGCTTGGCGTCAGTCAGCTCGGTGTGGTCGTGAACAAGCTGGACACGGTCGGCTGGTCAAAGGATCGGTTCGATGAGATCGTAAGCAAGCTAAAAGTGTTCCTCAAGCAGGCTGGCTTCCGAGATGCAGACGTTACGTATGTTCCCTGCTCGGGTCTTACCGGTGAGAATTTGGTCAAAGATCCGACCGATCTCGGGTTGATTCAGTGGTACGATGGGCCGACCCTTTTGAAAGTTATTG ATTCCTTCAAAACACCGGAACGCGCTATCGATAAGCCGTTCCGGATGTCGGTGGCGGATATTTTCAAAGGTACCGGCTCCGGCTTTTGCCTGTGCGGTCGTATCGAATCCGGTATCGTGTGCGTAAACGATAAAGTGCTGGTGTGTCCCAGCAAGGAGCAAGCCGTCGTTAAGAACATCACCATCGATGAGTTACCGCAACAGACCGCCTTTGCTGGCGATCAGGTATCGCTAACGCTGGCCAACATTGACATCAACACCATCTCGGTCGGGTATATTCTTTCGGACATCTATCATCCGGTACCGCTAGCCACTCGGATACTCGCACGCATCGTGGTGTTTAACATTAAAGTACCGATTACGCGTGGCTATCCGGTGCTGCTGCACCATCAATCACTAATCGAGCCGGCCACGATCCGTAAGCTAAAGGCACAGCTGCACAAGGGCACCGGTGAGGTGATTAAGAAGAATCCACGTTGTTTGGGTAACAATTCGTGCGCGCTGGTTGAGATGGAGTTTCAGCGACCGATCGGTATGGAGCGGTATGCCGATTTTAAGGATTTGGGAAGAATTATGCTGCGCGTGGAAGGTGTCACGATTGCTGCCGGGTTAGTAACGGAAATCGTGAAGTAA
- the LOC126559162 gene encoding ADP-ribose glycohydrolase OARD1-like, protein MTLGHFVRVAASSIQFLPVPVSNGHHRLASLVVKRTFASSSIMANCVREIEGDLFSAPKDHSLAHCVAADLKMGAGIAVRFKQLYGKVDELKAQNVGVGGVAVLADGPQRYVYYLITKKTYNLKPTYDDLTKSLHAMKEHMSANGVGKLAIPRIGCGIDGLEWDKVKDILNNVFGENGAYEIVVYNFVPK, encoded by the coding sequence ATGACACTTGGTCACTTTGTTCGGGTAGCAGCTAGTTCCATCCAATTCCTGCCCGTACCCGTATCCAACGGTCATCATCGGCTAGCTTCCTTGGTCGTGAAACGGACATTCGCATCCTCTTCTATCATGGCAAACTGTGTGCGGGAAATCGAAGGTGACCTCTTCAGCGCGCCCAAGGATCACTCGCTGGCACACTGCGTTGCAGCTGATTTAAAGATGGGTGCCGGAATAGCGGTCAGGTTTAAGCAGCTGTACGGAAAGGTTGATGAACTGAAGGCACAAAACGTTGGCGTTGGAGGTGTGGCCGTACTAGCGGATGGGCCGCAACGATACGTGTACTATCTAATTACCAAGAAAACGTACAACCTGAAGCCTACGTACGACGATCTGACCAAATCATTGCACGCCATGAAAGAGCACATGTCGGCGAACGGTGTTGGAAAGCTGGCCATTCCACGCATCGGGTGCGGGATTGATGGACTCGAGTGGGACAAGGTAAAGGATATCCTGAACAACGTTTTTGGCGAGAATGGAGCCTACGAAATCGTTGTCTACAACTTTGTTCCAAAGTAA
- the LOC126557277 gene encoding DNA repair protein XRCC1: MPSVNLKSIESFSSEDPNYPASNLLKPGNKKWKCRTAGEQQAFVVIRLEEPTQITGIDIGNEHSALIEVLVARSGPSNPSFSEILLATKFMNPVESRNSTGTNGVQCFNSSVLIPSVASEKWDLVKIICTQPFNFRVKYGLTFVALHTTGAEKKERKSLVPEKFQQQIREEANKPKPPPSIGLDFGRFKLREESPDSDDAGSSNVFARWKNKNTTISTGAPGSTVSALMRDTNTPKAVEKNLPQPGSVRTVAKQRPKPQAFQDSDEEKVSKPTKTNRNDESVLYDAEDDKPAKKLNESVIGLQVRNDTGVARRESNTPKSDTKNASKIGSTSSSKFQDFLNLTGPERESKWNSHSTAEVKKSQHNSPSQLDRKKTPTKTEDQARPPLSIEKQPVPSSKRLSSPTRGSPVSKHDAASPTTKKPKLTIVDDDSDVEVKKSVQYKPFGKLLENVVLVISGIVNPDRANIRSQALAMGAKYKPDWDGSCTHLICAYKNTPKYNQVHGKGKIVKKEWIERCYTNRKRLSWRKFALDTAEADVSDSEDEIVDIANKPADAVVPQPLPREERQSPPKLVKQAQKDAVMLHELSDTDDDEPRETTVHQIYEKSTEEEGDRQEENASGGSLDFFKGKKFFLHQELGAIDIIKLEKYIELYKGSVSNDMAGVDYVIARNKNSLPPSNSRAELVKPLWIYECNDMECLIPVNRYRVV; this comes from the exons ATGCCTTCTGTGAACttaaaatcgatcgaatcgtTTAGCTCTGAAGATCCG AACTATCCTGCTTCGAATCTTCTGAAGCCCGGTaacaagaaatggaaatgCCGAACAGCGGGCGAACAGCAAGCCTTCGTTGTGATACGGCTCGAAGAACCGACCCAAATCACCGGTATCGATATTGGGAATGAACACTCGGCATTGATCGAGGTGCTGGTCGCACGGAGCGGTCCTAGCAATCCTTCGTTTAGTGAAATTCTACTAGCGACAAAGTTTATGAATCCGGTAGAGAGTCGCAACTCGACCGGTACCAACGGGGTCCAGTGTTTCAACTCGTCCGTACTGATTCCCTCGGTGGCCAGCGAAAAGTGGGATTTAGTCAAAATCATCTGCACTCAACCGTTCAATTTCCGTGTCAAATATGGTCTTACCTTTGTCGCACTGCACACAACCGGGGCAGAGAAGAAGGAGCGAAAAAGCTTAGTGCCGGAAAAGTTCCAGCAACAAATCCgggaagaagcaaacaaacctaAACCACCGCCCTCGATTGGGCTTGATTTTGGAAGGTTTAAACTGCGTGAAGAATCGCCCGATTCGGATGATGCCGGCAGCTCGAATGTATTTGCACGctggaagaataaaaatacgACGATCTCAACTGGCGCGCCGGGTTCAACCGTGAGTGCTTTGATGCGCgatacaaacacaccgaaGGCAGTGGAAAAGAATCTTCCCCAACCTGGAAGTGTGCGAACCGTCGCCAAACAGCGGCCCAAACCTCAAGCGTTTCAGGACAGCGACGAGGAGAAGGTTAGCAagccaaccaaaacaaaccgaaatgATGAGTCCGTTTTATACGACGCGGAAGATGATAAACCGGCCAAGAAGCTGAATGAAAGTGTGATTGGATTACAGGTCCGGAATGACACAGGAGTGGCAAGGCGGGAATCTAATACCCCTAAGTCAGATACGAAAAATGCCTCGAAGATAGGCAGTACATCATCGTCCAAATTTCAAGACTTCCTTAACCTAACCGGACCAGAACGGGAGTCGAAATGGAATTCACATTCAACGGCGGaagttaaaaaatcacaacacaaTAGCCCATCGCAGCTGGACAGAAAGAAGACACCGACTAAAACCGAAGATCAAGCTCGTCCACCGTTGTCCATCGAAAAGCAACCGGTTCCTTCTTCCAAGCGGTTGTCGTCACCTACCCGAGGAAGCCCTGTGAGCAAGCATGATGCTGCTTCACCTACGACGAAAAAGCCAAAACTGACGATCGTGGACGACGATAGTGACGTGGAAGTAAAAAAATCGGTTCAGTATAAACCCTTTGGCAAGCTGCTAGAAAATGTTGTGCTGGTTATCAGTGGCATTGTG AATCCTGATCGAGCAAACATACGCAGTCAAGCGTTGGCGATGGGAGCGAAGTATAAGCCTGATTGGGATGGTTCCTGTACCCATCTGAT TTGCGCATACAAAAATACACCAAAGTACAACCAAGTGCATGGAAAGGGCAAAATTGTAAAGAAAGAATGGATCGAACGATGCTACACTAACCGGAAGCGACTTTCCTGGCGCAAGTTCGCACTCGACACAGCGGAAGCTGATGTGTCCGATTCGGAAGACGAGATTGTAGATATAGCGAACAAACCAGCCGATGCGGTGGTACCGCAGCCGCTACCAAGGGAAGAACGTCAAAGTCCTCCAAAGTTGGTGAAGCAAGCACAGAAAGATGCAGTGATGCTTCACGAATTGAGCGACACGGATGATGACGAACCTCGCGAGACGACTGTACAccagatttatgagaaaagcACCGAAGAGGAAGGCGATCGGCAGGAGGAAAACGCATCGGGGGGTagtttggattttttcaaagggaaaaagtttttccttcaccaagAATTGGGAGCGATCGATATTATAAAGCTGGAGAAGTACATTGAATTGTATAAGGG ATCTGTATCGAACGATATGGCTGGCGTAGATTATGTGATTGCTCGCAACAAAAATAGCTTACCACCGTCCAACAGCCGAGCTGAGCTGGTGAAGCCACTTTGGATATACGAATGCAACGACATGGAGTGTCTGATACCGGTGAATCGATATCGAGTGGTTTAG
- the LOC126558936 gene encoding serine-aspartate repeat-containing protein C-like, with translation MGDFVNSEKISKKYYRYFLKGLAYYTCHLNKACTLTDLQAYVFLKSLQQLSEAELKFISNHVMDQLVAAGIACNQNGYFRLNELLRYAHSSTTQQAEASGNGGSREFELSSGSGLRKMVNFSNTVTMWPTDTMDANPTDSGPTMDQDVEEQPNRTEPDNNSDSDRDDEDNKAKTASNASQTNSDPGKQSDSDSGESDTITSSNVGSDDDDADDEDSTIQHKPMKQEPDTESKKSDNEDESRKQE, from the exons ATGGGCGATTTTGTGAATTCtgaaaaaatctccaaaaagtACTACCGGTACTTTTTGAAAGGCTTAGCATACTACACCTGCCACTTGAATAAAG CATGCACTCTGACAGACCTGCAAGCTTATGTGTTTCTGAAGAGTCTACAGCAACTGTCCGAAGCCGAGCTAAAATTCATATCAAACCACGTCATGGACCAGCTAGTTGCAGCTGGAATAGCGTGTAATCAGAATGGATACTTTCGGTTGAACGAGTTGCTGCGATACGCACACAGCTCTACAACGCAGCAAGCGGAAGCTAGTGGTAACGGTGGATCGCGCGAATTTGAGCTCAGTAGTGGATCCGGTTTGAGAAAGATGGtcaatttttccaacaccGTTACGATGTGGCCCACCGATACAATGGATGCAAATCCCACAGACTCAGGTCCTACTATGGACCAGGATGTTGAAGAACAACCCAACAGAACTGAACCGGACAATAATTCCGACAGTGATAGAGATGATGAAGATAATAAAGCTAAAACAGCTTCAAACGCATCGCAAACTAATTCGGACCCTGGGAAACAATCGGATTCTGACTCAGGCGAGTCGGATACAATCACCTCCTCGAATGTAGgttccgatgatgatgatgcagacGATGAAGATTCAACCATTCAGCACAAACCGATGAAACAAGAACCGGATACAGAGTCGAAAAAATCGGATAACGAAGACGAGAGCCGAAAGCAGGAATGA
- the LOC126558815 gene encoding 26S proteasome non-ATPase regulatory subunit 8: protein MDSTVALYKQLKTEWTKSPINLKLCGTILDKLKVALAGMSYIPTGNTPANQQELLIARDVLEIGVEYSIATKNIPAFERYILQLKWFYYDYNTLIGESKNKYQLLGLNLLFLLSQNRVAEFHTELELLPADIIQTNAFIRHPLALEQYLMEGRYNKIFQAKGNVPAESYNFFIDILLQTVRNEIGACLESSYERISLQEAAKRLNLKTKEEVKQFGEQKGWKMSPDGFYHFVNELAKPKEPIPSQELAEQAIMYARELEMIV from the exons ATGGATAGCACGGTTGCACTGTACAAACAGCTGAAAACGGAATGGACCAAGTCGCCAATCAATCTGAAACTGTGTGGCACAATCCTGGACAAACTGAAG GTGGCCCTTGCCGGAATGTCTTACATTCCCACCGGGAACACGCCGGCCAACCAGCAGGAACTGCTCATCGCAAGAGATGTCCTCGAGATCGGTGTGGAGTATAGTATCGCCACCAAAAACATCCCGGCGTTCGAGCGTTACATCCTGCAGCTGAAGTGGTTCTACTACGATTACAA CACATTGATTGGAGAGTCCAAGAACAAGTACCAGCTGCTGGGATTAAATTTGCTGTTTCTGCTATCTCAGAACCGGGTAGCCGAGTTCCACACCGAACTCGAACTGCTGCCCGCCGATATTATACAAACAAACGCCTTCATCCGGCATCCGCTAGCACTGGAACAGTATCTCATGGAGGGACGGTACAACAAAATTTTCCAAGCGAAGGGTAATGTGCCGGCGGAAAGTTACAACTTTTTCATCGACATCCTGCTGCAAACGGTACGCAACGAGATCGGTGCCTGTTTGGAAAGTTCGTACGAGCGGATCTCGCTGCAGGAAGCAGCCAAGCGGTTGAACCTCAAGACGAAGGAGGAGGTGAAACAGTTCGGTGAACAGAAGGGATGGAAGATGAGTCCGGATGGGTTCTATCATTTCGTGAATGAGCTAGCCAAACCGAAGGAACCGATACCATCGCAGGAACTCGCCGAACAAGCGATCATGTACGCACGTGAGCTGGAAATGATCGTTTAG